In Chryseobacterium gleum, a single genomic region encodes these proteins:
- a CDS encoding metallophosphoesterase: protein MQKNFLIIAGIFLFLEIYIYQAVRTLTDNLWIKIGYWVISLAVYGIFAYEVTHYQRSDRSMVRAQIMISLFLIFILPKIFVVLFLLIDDIIRIGGYLIGFSKPSENFFPERRKFLSLVGLGMSGVLSALFIDGITFGKYRHKVRRVRVNFTNLPKSFKGYKIIQISDVHSGSFSDPGKLEHAIELINEQKPDLVLFTGDMVNNVADEFKPFIPLFSKIQAKDGKFAVLGNHDYGDYVTWESPAAKKENLDTLIRYEKQAGFDMLRNEHRIIEKNGEKLYILGVENWGLKPFPQFGKIDDALKNVPESATKILMSHDPTHFDYVVKKHPANIHLTLSGHTHGMQFGLDLKNVKWSPVQYKYPKWADLYESEGKLLYVNRGFGVLGYPGRVGVLPEITLFELS, encoded by the coding sequence ATGCAAAAGAATTTTTTAATCATTGCCGGAATCTTCCTCTTTTTGGAAATATATATTTACCAGGCTGTCAGAACACTTACCGACAACCTTTGGATCAAAATCGGATACTGGGTTATATCATTAGCTGTGTATGGAATCTTCGCTTATGAAGTTACCCATTACCAGAGATCAGACAGAAGCATGGTAAGGGCCCAGATCATGATTTCATTATTTTTGATTTTTATCCTTCCGAAAATTTTCGTGGTTCTGTTTTTATTAATTGATGATATCATCAGAATCGGAGGCTATCTTATAGGTTTTTCCAAACCTTCAGAAAACTTCTTCCCGGAAAGACGAAAATTCCTGAGCCTTGTCGGATTGGGAATGAGTGGGGTTCTTTCTGCTCTTTTCATAGATGGAATCACGTTTGGAAAGTACAGACATAAAGTGAGAAGAGTAAGGGTAAATTTCACCAATCTTCCGAAAAGCTTCAAAGGCTATAAAATCATCCAGATTTCTGATGTTCACAGCGGAAGCTTCTCTGATCCAGGCAAATTAGAGCATGCCATTGAGCTGATCAATGAACAAAAGCCCGACCTGGTGTTATTTACCGGAGATATGGTGAATAATGTTGCGGATGAGTTTAAACCGTTTATTCCTTTATTTTCAAAAATACAGGCTAAAGATGGCAAGTTTGCGGTATTGGGTAACCATGATTACGGAGATTATGTAACCTGGGAATCACCTGCAGCCAAAAAAGAAAATCTTGACACCCTGATCCGCTATGAAAAACAAGCCGGATTTGATATGTTGAGAAACGAGCACAGGATTATTGAAAAAAACGGAGAAAAGCTCTATATTCTAGGTGTTGAAAACTGGGGATTAAAACCTTTCCCTCAATTTGGTAAAATTGATGATGCTTTAAAAAACGTACCGGAATCCGCCACGAAGATCCTGATGAGCCATGACCCTACCCACTTTGATTATGTGGTAAAAAAACATCCTGCAAACATCCATCTAACCCTTTCGGGACACACTCATGGGATGCAGTTTGGTCTGGATCTTAAAAATGTAAAATGGTCACCGGTACAATATAAATATCCTAAGTGGGCAGATTTATATGAAAGTGAAGGAAAGCTGCTGTATGTTAACAGAGGGTTTGGAGTATTGGGATATCCGGGAAGAGTGGGTGTATTGCCGGAGATTACACTTTTTGAACTGAGTTAG
- a CDS encoding 3-oxoacyl-ACP synthase III family protein, protein MPNTIIIGSGCYIPNRVIGRDYFMNSEFYTEDGVKIEKPVEETIAKFVEITEIENRRFIEDHLSNSQIGYEAAKIALEDAKVDGEDLDYIIYASNFGEVTEHGYADFMPTMAARVKNKLGIKNRKCVTYDMLFGCPGWVEAMILADNLIKAKVAKTILVIGGETLSRVTDPHDRNRMIFADGAGAVVVKATDEENVGIIAHNTICDNGPELNYLENAPSINKEVDQRRLYVRMLGRKIYEYALKNVPVAIKDTITDAGLSIEDIDKILIHQANAKMDYAMIERLHKLYDVKEYDHAISPMTIQDFGNTSVATIPTMYDLIIKGKMEGQSFKEKGNIVMTSVGAGMNINAIVYRFP, encoded by the coding sequence ATGCCGAATACGATCATTATTGGCTCTGGATGTTATATTCCGAACAGAGTTATTGGTAGAGATTACTTCATGAATTCTGAGTTCTACACTGAAGACGGAGTAAAGATTGAAAAGCCTGTGGAAGAAACCATTGCGAAATTTGTAGAGATTACAGAAATCGAAAACAGGAGATTCATTGAGGATCATCTTTCCAACTCACAAATCGGTTATGAAGCTGCAAAAATTGCCCTTGAGGATGCAAAAGTAGATGGCGAGGACCTGGATTATATTATTTATGCAAGCAATTTCGGGGAAGTTACTGAACACGGATATGCTGATTTTATGCCTACCATGGCAGCGAGAGTGAAGAACAAACTGGGAATCAAAAACAGAAAGTGCGTAACCTACGATATGCTTTTCGGATGCCCTGGATGGGTAGAAGCCATGATTCTGGCAGATAACCTGATCAAAGCCAAAGTAGCCAAAACGATTCTGGTAATAGGAGGTGAAACATTAAGCCGCGTAACAGATCCTCATGACAGAAACAGAATGATTTTTGCTGACGGTGCAGGAGCTGTAGTCGTAAAAGCAACAGATGAAGAAAATGTAGGTATTATCGCTCACAATACAATCTGTGACAATGGCCCGGAACTGAACTATCTTGAAAACGCACCTTCCATCAATAAAGAAGTTGATCAGAGACGTCTATATGTAAGAATGTTAGGAAGAAAAATCTATGAATACGCTCTGAAAAATGTACCGGTTGCCATCAAAGATACCATTACTGATGCAGGTCTTTCTATTGAAGATATAGACAAAATCTTAATTCACCAGGCTAATGCTAAAATGGATTACGCCATGATTGAAAGACTTCACAAGCTTTATGATGTGAAAGAATACGATCATGCTATCTCTCCAATGACGATCCAGGATTTCGGAAACACTTCTGTAGCAACTATTCCTACCATGTATGATTTAATAATTAAAGGAAAAATGGAGGGTCAATCGTTTAAAGAAAAAGGTAACATTGTGATGACTTCGGTAGGTGCCGGAATGAACATCAATGCTATCGTTTACAGATTTCCTTAA
- the ubiE gene encoding bifunctional demethylmenaquinone methyltransferase/2-methoxy-6-polyprenyl-1,4-benzoquinol methylase UbiE, producing the protein MFDNIAPKYDLLNHVLSMKIDVLWRNKLVKWMKNDNPQEVLDVATGTGDLAITIEKGTGSKVVGLDLSQQMLNVGVIKIKKLKLDGKISMQKGDAENLPFEDNRFDAVSVAFGVRNFENLTKGLAELRRVVKDNKSVYILEFSKVEGFMGPFYMFYFKNILPAIGRLVSKDNRAYTYLPDSVNAFPFGEKMKQILLDTGFKKVEYKKLSLGIATIYKATK; encoded by the coding sequence ATGTTCGACAACATTGCACCGAAGTATGACCTTCTGAACCATGTTTTATCCATGAAAATTGACGTTTTGTGGAGAAATAAACTGGTAAAATGGATGAAAAATGATAATCCGCAGGAAGTGCTGGATGTGGCTACAGGAACGGGAGATCTGGCAATAACTATTGAAAAAGGAACCGGTTCTAAAGTGGTTGGATTAGATTTATCACAACAAATGCTGAATGTTGGCGTTATTAAAATAAAAAAACTTAAATTAGACGGCAAAATTTCCATGCAAAAAGGAGATGCAGAAAATTTACCTTTCGAGGACAATAGATTTGATGCGGTTTCCGTTGCATTTGGAGTAAGGAATTTTGAGAACCTTACCAAAGGTTTGGCAGAGTTAAGAAGAGTAGTTAAAGATAACAAAAGTGTTTATATACTGGAGTTTTCAAAGGTTGAGGGTTTCATGGGGCCATTTTATATGTTTTATTTCAAAAATATATTGCCTGCGATTGGCAGACTGGTTTCCAAGGATAATAGGGCATATACATACCTTCCGGATTCTGTAAATGCTTTTCCTTTCGGGGAGAAGATGAAGCAAATTCTTTTAGATACGGGATTTAAGAAAGTTGAATATAAAAAATTAAGTTTAGGTATAGCCACAATTTATAAAGCAACAAAGTAA
- a CDS encoding porin family protein codes for MNKFLLKALVLTSVNVAVFANAQFRTRNRMDKLEDFDEQKFSWGFYLNGNRLDYRIVLHPKYGMNDNENLVTSKESYSFGAGLIAKWRLNDYLDVRIEPGLQFAQRQLTFNTQSNDIYAGGSLTNDPFIPFPLQEKDKVREIKSTLIDIPVLLELHGQRWYNSRPYVAAGVNYVVNLQSNATSTDDNMQGIFRSTTHNFAWSAEMGIQFYFNKFKLTPAIRGTFFMNNEKVADNATTPPYWASAVSTLQTRAVMFVLKFE; via the coding sequence ATGAATAAATTTCTATTAAAAGCACTGGTTTTAACCTCAGTAAATGTTGCCGTTTTTGCAAACGCGCAATTCAGAACCCGAAACAGAATGGACAAGTTGGAAGATTTCGACGAACAGAAATTCAGTTGGGGGTTTTATTTGAACGGGAACAGACTGGATTACCGCATTGTTTTACATCCGAAATATGGGATGAATGATAATGAAAACCTTGTTACCTCTAAGGAAAGTTATAGTTTCGGTGCCGGGCTTATTGCAAAATGGAGACTGAACGACTATTTAGACGTAAGAATAGAGCCGGGTTTACAGTTTGCACAAAGACAGTTGACTTTTAATACTCAATCCAATGATATTTATGCAGGTGGATCTTTAACGAATGATCCCTTCATACCGTTCCCTTTACAGGAAAAGGATAAAGTAAGAGAAATTAAATCTACATTAATAGATATTCCGGTACTTCTGGAGCTTCACGGACAAAGATGGTACAACTCAAGACCTTACGTTGCAGCAGGGGTGAACTACGTAGTAAACCTTCAGTCTAATGCAACTTCTACAGATGATAACATGCAGGGGATCTTCAGATCTACCACCCACAACTTTGCATGGTCTGCAGAAATGGGAATCCAGTTTTATTTCAACAAGTTTAAACTGACTCCTGCGATCAGAGGAACATTCTTCATGAACAATGAAAAAGTGGCGGATAACGCAACTACACCTCCTTACTGGGCATCTGCAGTTTCTACATTGCAGACAAGAGCAGTAATGTTTGTTCTGAAATTTGAATAA
- a CDS encoding cell division protein ZapA, translated as MEIRRITVNIAGRVYPLNVPAAEEETLRKVGKQIENMIKDFEQNFDVRDKQDALAMCALKLGTNAEVVSLNYEKNINSTNERLAQINQSLNEIGK; from the coding sequence ATGGAGATAAGGAGAATAACCGTCAACATTGCAGGAAGAGTGTATCCGCTGAACGTACCGGCAGCAGAGGAAGAAACTTTGCGTAAAGTAGGGAAGCAGATCGAGAATATGATTAAAGATTTTGAACAGAATTTCGATGTAAGAGATAAACAGGATGCTTTGGCTATGTGTGCCCTTAAACTGGGAACCAATGCAGAAGTGGTTTCTCTTAACTACGAGAAAAATATTAATTCTACCAACGAAAGATTAGCACAGATTAATCAATCGTTGAATGAAATCGGGAAATAG
- the rny gene encoding ribonuclease Y, whose protein sequence is MIEVIVGVVCLVIGAVVGIFFSRSSLNTKAKFIIDDAKKNAENLIEKANVQAESIKKEKNLQAKEKFLELKSQHDADIQAREKKMQEIEKRIKDKEHKLNDELSKTGKLEKDLDKQIADYAKKNEILERKQQELDVATAKKVEILEKISNYTAEEAKAELVETMRAEAKTRAQAHVQSIMEEAQMNAKNEARKIVIQTIQRIGTEQAIENSVSVFNIESDEVKGRIIGREGRNIRALEAVTGVEIIVDDTPEAILLSCFDPVRREIARLSLHRLVTDGRIHPARIEEVVEKTRKQIEEEIIEVGKRTIIDLGIHGLHPELIKIVGRMKYRSSYGQNLLQHSREVANIAATMAAELGLNVKLAKRAGLLHDIGKVPEQESELPHALLGMQWAEKYGENPEVVNAIGAHHDEIEMKSLLSPIIQVADAISGARPGARRQVLESYIQRLKDLESAALSFDGVSSAYAIQAGRELRVMVESGKVNDEVASQLSYDISEKIQNELTYPGQVKVTVIRETRAVNIAR, encoded by the coding sequence ATGATAGAAGTTATAGTCGGTGTTGTTTGTTTGGTAATCGGGGCTGTAGTGGGAATATTTTTTTCCAGAAGTTCTCTGAATACTAAAGCAAAATTCATCATAGATGATGCCAAGAAGAATGCCGAAAACCTTATAGAAAAAGCTAATGTACAGGCTGAATCCATAAAGAAAGAAAAAAATCTCCAGGCAAAAGAAAAATTCCTGGAACTGAAATCACAGCATGATGCTGACATTCAGGCCCGCGAAAAGAAAATGCAGGAGATTGAGAAAAGAATCAAGGATAAAGAACATAAGCTGAATGACGAGCTTAGCAAGACCGGAAAACTTGAAAAAGATCTGGATAAGCAGATTGCTGACTACGCTAAGAAGAACGAAATTCTGGAAAGAAAACAGCAGGAGCTGGATGTTGCAACAGCTAAGAAAGTAGAAATACTTGAGAAAATTTCCAACTATACCGCTGAAGAAGCCAAAGCAGAATTGGTAGAAACCATGAGAGCTGAAGCAAAAACAAGAGCGCAGGCACACGTTCAGAGCATCATGGAGGAAGCTCAGATGAATGCTAAAAACGAAGCAAGAAAAATCGTTATCCAAACGATCCAGAGAATCGGAACAGAGCAGGCTATCGAAAATTCAGTATCAGTTTTCAACATTGAGTCTGATGAAGTAAAAGGTAGAATTATCGGTAGAGAAGGTAGAAACATCCGTGCTTTGGAAGCCGTAACAGGAGTAGAGATCATTGTTGACGATACACCGGAAGCCATTCTTCTTTCTTGTTTCGATCCGGTAAGAAGAGAAATTGCAAGACTATCCCTTCACAGATTGGTAACTGACGGTAGAATTCACCCGGCAAGAATTGAAGAAGTTGTTGAAAAAACAAGAAAACAGATCGAGGAGGAAATCATTGAAGTAGGTAAGAGAACCATCATTGATTTAGGAATCCACGGATTACACCCTGAGCTGATCAAAATCGTTGGTAGAATGAAATACCGTTCTTCTTACGGGCAGAACTTATTGCAGCACTCAAGAGAAGTTGCCAATATCGCTGCAACAATGGCTGCTGAGTTAGGATTAAACGTAAAATTAGCAAAAAGAGCAGGTCTTTTACATGATATCGGTAAAGTTCCTGAGCAGGAATCAGAATTACCACACGCATTGTTAGGAATGCAGTGGGCTGAGAAATACGGTGAAAATCCGGAGGTTGTTAACGCAATCGGAGCGCACCACGACGAAATTGAAATGAAATCATTATTATCACCAATCATCCAGGTTGCCGATGCGATCTCAGGAGCAAGACCGGGAGCAAGAAGACAGGTATTGGAATCTTATATCCAGAGATTGAAAGACCTTGAATCTGCAGCATTAAGCTTCGATGGAGTATCCAGTGCCTATGCAATCCAGGCGGGTAGAGAACTGAGAGTAATGGTAGAAAGCGGAAAAGTAAACGATGAAGTAGCTTCCCAGCTTTCTTACGATATCTCTGAGAAAATCCAGAATGAACTGACTTATCCGGGACAGGTAAAAGTAACAGTGATCAGAGAAACAAGAGCTGTGAATATTGCCAGATAA